Proteins co-encoded in one Cytobacillus sp. NJ13 genomic window:
- a CDS encoding 5'-nucleotidase C-terminal domain-containing protein, with translation MKLPIKVLSTVALSAALTISAAVPAGLVSANETSAAEFTLSLMHTNDSHANMDSAAKKVTAVKEVREANPDALLVDAGDVFSGTLYFNKFLGQADLEFMNLMGYDIMTFGNHEFDLGSSAEGHKALADFVKGAQFPFISSNVDFSGDANLQGLFSDVISSEPANGKIYNGIIKEVNGEKVGFFGLTTAETASISSPGNVTFEDYIEEAEKAVKAFEGMGINKIVAVTHIGYDDNPNVDNDLTLAAQVDGIDVIVGGHSHTQLNEPVVVAADETGAAKDPTVIVQAGQYNNYLGTLDVQFDEAGTVVGQAGELVKISDKAVDPEAAVLLEKYSSQIEELKNTEIGAETVTALENPRTSGDSTEPSVRKNETALGNLITDGMLAKAKQYNSNVIMALQNGGGIRAGIDAGPITVGEVITVLPFGNTLATMEITGAELKEAFEISVGQYPAENGGFLHVSGAKVEFDSTKPAGERIVSIAYKNDQGTYTEIQDNQTYTIATNAFTAKGGDGYTVFAKAYQEGRVTDLGLSDWENFAEHLTSLGTITPKVEGRIIDVDSLPPVTELDFEKKYNLIDDKKKKLVVNKISFINVEESAEIKNGIWLKNSAVLQGKGLKNVSVRVTPKKEPIIVDFSGAEVKEVIIEESDLVELRGAENIKKISYRK, from the coding sequence ATGAAATTACCTATTAAAGTATTATCTACAGTAGCCTTATCAGCAGCATTAACCATCTCTGCAGCCGTTCCGGCAGGCCTGGTTTCAGCAAATGAGACATCAGCTGCAGAGTTCACACTTTCCTTGATGCATACCAATGACTCACACGCCAATATGGACAGCGCCGCTAAAAAGGTGACGGCTGTAAAGGAAGTAAGAGAAGCAAATCCGGACGCCCTGCTTGTTGATGCAGGAGATGTTTTTTCCGGAACATTATATTTTAATAAATTTCTTGGACAAGCTGACCTGGAATTTATGAATCTGATGGGCTATGATATTATGACTTTCGGAAATCATGAGTTCGATTTGGGTTCAAGTGCGGAAGGGCACAAAGCACTGGCTGACTTTGTAAAAGGTGCACAATTCCCATTCATTAGTTCAAATGTAGATTTTTCTGGGGATGCCAACCTGCAGGGACTGTTCAGTGATGTTATATCAAGCGAACCTGCCAATGGAAAAATATATAATGGCATCATCAAAGAGGTTAATGGAGAAAAGGTAGGATTCTTTGGCTTGACTACAGCTGAAACAGCCAGTATTTCCAGTCCGGGTAATGTTACATTCGAGGACTATATCGAAGAAGCAGAAAAAGCAGTAAAAGCTTTCGAGGGCATGGGAATCAATAAAATAGTGGCTGTAACTCATATTGGCTATGATGATAATCCGAATGTGGATAATGATTTAACCTTGGCCGCTCAGGTAGATGGGATTGATGTGATTGTTGGAGGACACAGCCATACGCAATTAAATGAGCCAGTGGTTGTGGCAGCTGATGAAACAGGAGCAGCAAAGGACCCTACTGTCATTGTTCAAGCCGGCCAGTACAATAATTATCTTGGAACACTGGATGTACAATTTGACGAGGCAGGAACTGTAGTTGGGCAAGCCGGAGAGCTTGTTAAAATATCGGATAAAGCAGTGGATCCTGAAGCTGCAGTGCTGCTTGAAAAATACTCCTCACAAATAGAGGAATTAAAGAACACCGAAATTGGAGCAGAAACTGTGACTGCTCTCGAGAATCCGCGGACAAGCGGAGACAGCACAGAACCAAGTGTACGGAAAAACGAAACAGCGCTAGGCAACCTGATTACAGACGGCATGCTTGCAAAAGCCAAGCAGTATAACAGCAATGTAATCATGGCTCTCCAAAATGGAGGCGGCATTCGTGCAGGGATTGACGCAGGACCAATCACTGTTGGAGAAGTGATTACTGTTCTCCCATTTGGAAACACATTAGCAACTATGGAGATAACGGGAGCTGAACTAAAAGAGGCTTTTGAAATCAGTGTGGGTCAGTATCCTGCAGAAAACGGCGGTTTCCTGCATGTGTCCGGTGCAAAAGTAGAATTTGATTCCACAAAGCCTGCCGGGGAGCGAATTGTTTCGATCGCTTATAAAAATGATCAGGGCACTTACACAGAAATTCAAGATAATCAAACATACACAATCGCTACTAATGCTTTCACAGCCAAGGGCGGAGATGGATATACAGTCTTCGCAAAAGCATATCAGGAGGGCAGAGTAACGGATCTTGGACTTTCTGACTGGGAAAACTTCGCGGAGCATCTAACCAGCCTGGGTACAATCACACCAAAGGTGGAAGGGCGTATTATCGATGTTGACAGTCTGCCTCCAGTAACAGAACTGGATTTCGAAAAGAAATATAATCTTATAGATGATAAAAAGAAGAAATTAGTAGTGAACAAGATTTCTTTTATTAATGTGGAAGAATCTGCAGAGATTAAAAATGGCATTTGGCTCAAAAACTCTGCTGTATTGCAGGGCAAAGGCCTTAAGAACGTGAGTGTCCGTGTAACACCAAAGAAAGAGCCAATTATTGTAGACTTTAGCGGAGCAGAAGTGAAAGAAGTCATTATTGAAGAAAGTGATTTAGTGGAGTTAAGAGGGGCAGAAAACATTAAAAAGATTAGTTATCGAAAATAA
- a CDS encoding DUF6359 domain-containing protein yields MIGKQNIKLLSFISVFALLLSLFSPFATASAEEVKSVAEAIADNNGVATVEGYIVGVTKSTSSYSHSSPFTIATNIAIADSPTETDPGKILPVQLPSGYVRSGLNLVDNPGNLGRKVQITGSLEAYFTVPGLKNSSAYSWVEETDPTQVSAVTASPESGPVKQGTGVALSTETEGAVIHYTVDGSVPTTQSDTYTDPIVINERTTVKAFAVKEGLTDSRVAEFTYTPALGGLRIHDIQGAGHYSEYANEYAADVEGIVIKVADANNFYMQDLQPDQDPNTSEGILVYKKNHGAQAGDVVEVTGQIKEWVLDGYAEKLETDLPVTEINASAINKIASGQEFPAPVILNKENLPTEVIDNDSFGEFDPEQDGIDFYESLEGMLVQVDNPKVVAPQKYGELVVVPGDVDTNTTAGGLRISEDDFNPERITIDINNEDFVAKMGDSFKGSVQGVVSYGFSNYKVLSDADSLPEFVEGPAAREETSLLPEDDQLTIASYNVENFSTKTNAEKVTRLAEAIVENMKQPDIIGLTEVQDNDGPTDSGTTEADQSAALLIEKIKELGGPTYTYTDIAPEDKQDGGQPGGNIRVGFLYNAERVTLSEGEKGSAMDAVDFENGKLTLNPGRIEPTNEAFEDSRKALAAQFEFQGESVIVVANHFNSKGGDLPLFGKVQPPVLNSEIQRMKIANVINGFVKGVKAEEPDANIVLLGDFNDFEFSNPLKALKGDELTNMIEKVPAADRYTYNYQGNAQVLDHILVSNNLAKKTEVNILHINSGFMEEHGRASDHDPVMIQTSLKTAAKPEEPKYDHVFNLANYHAKKFVVGPHNALVVMDGTSSLSQGLWLKKSAAVEGEGLKNTKVVISSANKGAVIDLTGSEIKEVMIESSKVVEIRGAENVQNWTLGKKADTSHIIFKDSDGEEIESPYEREEAA; encoded by the coding sequence ATGATTGGAAAGCAGAACATAAAGTTGCTTAGCTTTATTAGTGTTTTTGCTTTGTTACTTAGTCTTTTTAGTCCTTTTGCCACGGCAAGTGCAGAAGAAGTGAAGTCTGTGGCAGAAGCGATTGCGGATAATAACGGAGTTGCCACAGTCGAAGGTTATATTGTTGGAGTTACAAAGAGTACTTCAAGCTATAGCCATAGCAGTCCGTTTACAATTGCAACCAATATTGCCATCGCAGACTCACCCACTGAAACGGATCCCGGTAAAATACTGCCGGTACAGCTTCCGAGCGGGTATGTGAGATCAGGATTAAACCTGGTGGACAACCCTGGTAACCTTGGAAGGAAAGTTCAAATTACCGGTTCACTGGAAGCTTATTTTACAGTTCCCGGTCTAAAGAATTCTTCAGCATATTCTTGGGTGGAAGAAACAGACCCAACACAAGTTTCAGCAGTAACAGCTTCCCCTGAATCAGGTCCAGTTAAGCAGGGAACAGGTGTTGCTTTATCGACAGAAACGGAAGGAGCCGTAATTCATTACACGGTGGATGGATCAGTGCCGACTACTCAAAGTGATACATATACTGATCCGATTGTCATTAATGAAAGAACAACCGTTAAAGCCTTTGCTGTCAAAGAAGGCTTAACAGACAGCAGAGTAGCTGAATTTACTTATACGCCTGCATTAGGCGGACTTCGCATTCATGATATTCAAGGTGCAGGGCATTATTCCGAATATGCCAACGAATATGCTGCGGATGTGGAAGGTATCGTCATAAAAGTGGCAGATGCAAACAATTTCTATATGCAGGATCTGCAGCCTGACCAGGATCCTAATACTTCTGAAGGAATTCTTGTTTACAAGAAAAATCACGGTGCCCAAGCGGGCGATGTGGTTGAAGTAACAGGGCAAATTAAAGAATGGGTGCTTGACGGCTATGCTGAAAAACTGGAGACAGATTTGCCTGTCACCGAAATTAATGCTTCAGCAATCAATAAAATAGCGTCAGGTCAGGAGTTTCCGGCTCCAGTCATTCTGAATAAAGAGAACCTGCCAACTGAAGTGATCGACAATGATAGCTTTGGTGAGTTTGATCCAGAGCAGGATGGCATCGACTTTTATGAAAGCCTGGAGGGTATGCTTGTTCAGGTGGACAATCCTAAAGTAGTTGCCCCGCAAAAATATGGAGAGCTTGTAGTTGTTCCGGGAGATGTGGATACGAACACAACGGCCGGAGGACTTCGCATTTCAGAAGATGATTTTAATCCTGAGAGAATTACCATTGATATTAATAATGAAGATTTTGTTGCCAAAATGGGAGACAGCTTTAAAGGCAGCGTCCAAGGGGTTGTCAGCTACGGTTTCAGCAACTATAAAGTATTAAGTGACGCAGATTCATTGCCGGAATTTGTAGAAGGTCCTGCGGCAAGAGAAGAAACAAGTCTTCTCCCTGAAGATGATCAATTAACCATCGCGTCTTATAATGTTGAAAATTTCTCAACAAAAACGAATGCGGAAAAGGTTACGAGATTAGCAGAAGCCATTGTTGAGAATATGAAACAACCGGATATCATTGGCCTGACAGAAGTTCAGGATAATGACGGGCCAACAGATAGCGGCACAACAGAAGCGGATCAAAGTGCAGCATTGTTAATTGAAAAAATAAAAGAATTAGGCGGCCCAACCTACACCTACACAGATATCGCACCAGAAGATAAACAAGATGGCGGACAGCCAGGAGGCAATATCCGTGTTGGCTTCCTATATAACGCTGAACGGGTAACATTATCGGAAGGCGAAAAGGGATCAGCAATGGATGCTGTTGATTTTGAAAACGGCAAATTGACGCTAAACCCAGGACGCATAGAACCAACAAATGAAGCATTTGAAGATAGCCGCAAAGCATTGGCAGCCCAGTTTGAATTCCAGGGCGAAAGCGTTATCGTTGTAGCCAATCATTTTAACTCAAAAGGCGGGGATCTTCCATTATTCGGTAAAGTTCAGCCTCCTGTCTTAAACAGTGAAATTCAGCGCATGAAAATTGCGAATGTGATTAATGGTTTTGTAAAGGGTGTTAAAGCAGAAGAACCTGATGCCAATATCGTCCTGCTTGGCGACTTTAACGATTTTGAATTCTCCAATCCTTTAAAGGCACTAAAGGGCGATGAATTAACCAACATGATTGAAAAGGTGCCGGCAGCAGATCGCTATACGTATAACTACCAGGGAAATGCACAGGTCCTGGATCATATTTTAGTATCCAACAACCTTGCCAAGAAAACAGAAGTCAATATTCTTCATATTAACTCAGGCTTCATGGAAGAGCACGGCCGTGCAAGTGACCATGACCCAGTCATGATTCAGACAAGCTTAAAGACGGCAGCTAAACCGGAAGAGCCTAAATATGATCATGTTTTCAATCTAGCAAACTACCATGCGAAGAAATTCGTTGTTGGACCACATAATGCCTTGGTTGTAATGGATGGAACATCCAGTCTCTCGCAAGGTCTATGGCTGAAGAAGTCAGCAGCAGTTGAAGGCGAAGGCCTGAAAAATACGAAAGTGGTCATTAGCTCTGCCAACAAAGGGGCAGTTATTGATCTAACAGGATCAGAAATTAAAGAAGTCATGATTGAAAGCAGCAAAGTCGTAGAAATCCGTGGTGCAGAAAATGTCCAGAATTGGACACTTGGGAAAAAAGCGGATACTTCCCATATTATTTTCAAAGATTCCGATGGGGAGGAAATAGAGTCTCCTTATGAGAGAGAGGAAGCAGCATAA
- a CDS encoding 3D domain-containing protein, whose amino-acid sequence MKKLVIYLITAVFLSFGFSNVTSAAGNTYTVKKGDTLWAISKKHNATVQQIKSWNKLTSDKIKPKQVLKVTGASAKAAVPKKTAVKAASTKAYKEIKVKATAYTASCKGCSGITYTGINLKKNPNAKVISVDPKVIPLGSKVYVPGYGEAIAGDKGSAVRGNKIDVFIPNKQKALQWGSKTVTIKVYK is encoded by the coding sequence ATGAAGAAATTAGTAATCTATCTAATCACAGCTGTTTTTCTATCGTTTGGATTTTCCAATGTCACTTCAGCCGCAGGAAATACGTATACAGTGAAAAAGGGAGATACGCTTTGGGCCATCTCTAAAAAACATAACGCTACTGTACAGCAGATTAAATCATGGAATAAATTAACTTCAGATAAAATTAAACCTAAGCAAGTGTTAAAGGTTACCGGAGCGTCAGCAAAAGCTGCTGTACCTAAAAAGACAGCTGTAAAGGCTGCATCAACGAAAGCTTATAAAGAAATTAAAGTGAAAGCGACTGCCTACACTGCCAGCTGCAAAGGCTGCAGCGGCATTACTTATACAGGAATCAACCTGAAAAAGAACCCGAACGCCAAGGTTATTTCAGTGGATCCGAAGGTTATTCCACTGGGATCAAAAGTATATGTGCCTGGATATGGAGAGGCGATTGCAGGGGACAAAGGATCTGCAGTAAGAGGCAATAAAATTGACGTCTTCATTCCAAACAAGCAGAAAGCCCTCCAATGGGGCAGCAAAACGGTTACTATTAAAGTTTATAAATAA